Genomic window (Roseivirga sp. 4D4):
AAAAATAGTCCGATTAAGGCCAAACCTGTGAAATAGACATTGTTTACCCATAAATCAATTACTACTCTATCAAACCAGCCTTTTTCATGGTCACCACCTTCATGATCGCCAGCTTCTGCCCCATGAGCATCGTCTGTATCATGTCCGGCAGGCTCACCGTGATCTCCTTCTGTTTCATGGTCTGTACCATGATCGCCAGCCTCAGCTAACTCGGCATGATCACCCTCAGCGTGCTCTTCACCATGTCCTCCAGAAGAAGACAATAAAGAACCTACTAGTAACAGCACCACACCTGAGATAAAAGCTATTGCAAGCTTCTTCTTAATCCCAGCGCTAAAATCAAATACTTCTTTTGACATCTCTAAAAAATTTATCTGTTACTGTTGCTGTAATTGTTGAACATACCTTGCGATTTTCCAACGTCTCTCTTCGCTGATTTGCGAAGCATGAGGCCACATACGATTATATCCATGAGTAATCACGTGAAAGATGTGCCCTTGAGGTAAATCTTTCTTGTTTGGGGCTGAATAAGATGGTACACCCGCGTATACTACGCCAACTTTACCTTGTCCCTTGCCATCTGCTCCATGACAGTGCTGACAATATTCTGTATACAACCTTTTACCTTCAGCCTGAACCTCAGGACTTGCTGGGAATGGATTTTCGATCAATGCTGCTTCCGCCAATTGATCTTTCTCCAATCTATAAGGTAGTATGTTGTTACTCGTTCTTCTCACTGTTCCTGCTACTGGTATTCTGACATTTTGTGCATAGGGATTGTTTGGGTTAGAATTATAAAATTCTCCTTTTCCATCTTCCCTATTACTCAACCATTCGCCTCTGTCTTCATCAACAATCTGAGTCAAAGGCTCGTAAGGAACTGAGTGATACATTTGCGGAGCATATTCTAAACCTGGGTTGTCACCCTTTGCGGTACAGGCACTGATGAGAACAATCAATGCGAGGGGAACGAAAGCTTTTAATTTATGGATCATAACGTTAGTCAGCTTATTCTTCAACTTTTTTATCATTCACTTCGATTGCACCTGAATCTTTAAGCGCGCTGCCAATTTTAGAAGCATCAACCGCTTTGTTTTGGCCTAAATCGATCGCCATAATGTGTTTGTCATCAGTAATTCTGATATCAAGCAACTTAGGGTCTTTCCATGGTTTCAAATCACTTGCAACCAAGAATGTACCTACCATACCGAAGGCGGCAAGTAATACCGTTAGCTCAAAAGTAACCGGTACGAAATCTGGAAGAGCTACATGGTTTTTACCACCAATAATCATTGGCCAGTCAATACCAAGCATCCAAATCTGCATGGTTAAGGCAAGCGTAGTTCCCAAAATACCGAACATGAATGCGGCAATTGGAAGCCTTGACTTTTTGTAGCCTAACTCATCATCTAGTCCGTGAACCGGAAATGGGCTATATACTTCGTCTATTTTAATACCAGCACCACGAATCTTACCTACTGCTTTCAGCAATACGTCTTCGTCATCGTAAACACCTAGGATAAAGTCTTTAGAATCACTCATGATTAAGCCGTTTTTTCAGATGATGATTTAACAATACTTTTCACTTCAGCCATGTTGATCACTGGGAAGAACTTCGCGAACAAGAAGAATGCTGTGAAGAACAATCCGAAGGTGAACAAGTAAACACCCATGTCATAAATGGTTGGATAGAACATAGCCCATGAAGAAGGCAGGTAATCTCTGTGAAGCGAAGTCACAATAATTACAAACCTTTCGAACCACATACCAATGTTCACAATAATTGAAATGATGAACGTGGCAGCAATACTCGTTCTGATTTTCTTAGACCAGAAGAGTTGTGGTGAAATCACGTTACAAGTCATCATCGACCAGTATGCCCACCAGTAAGGCCCTTGCATCCTGTTAAAGAATGCATATTGTTCAGCCGGAACTCCTGAGTACCATGCGATGAAAAACTCTGTGATATAAGCGATACCTACAATCGAACCCGTAACAATGATTACAATGTTCATTAATTCGATATGCTCGATAGTGATATAGTCGTGAAGTTTGAATACCTGTCTGGTGACGATCATTAGCGTCAATACCATGGCAAAACCCGAGAAAATCGCTCCAGCTACAAAGTATGGAGGGAAGATTGTGGTGTGCCATCCAGGAATTACTGAGGTAGCAAAGTCAAAGGATACGATGGTGTGTACTGAAAGTACAAGTGGTGTCGCAAGACCTGCCAAGATAAGAGAAACCGACTCATATCTAGACCAGGTTTTAGCAGCTCCATCCCATCCTAATGAAAGTGCACCATAAATTTTCTTTCTAATACCAGAAGCTCTATCCCGAATTGTTGCGAAATCAGGTACTAAACCGAGGTACCAGAAAACAAGAGATACAGAGAAGTAAGTTGAGATCGCGAAAACGTCCCACAATAAAGGAGAGTTAAAGTTTACCCACAACGAACCGAAGGTATTTGGTAATGGTAGTGCCCAGTAAGCTCCTAGCCATGGTCTACCCATGTGAAGTACCGGGAACATAGCAGCACATATTACAGCAAAGATTGTCATTGCCTCAGATGCTCTGTTAATGGCCATTCTCCACTTCTGACGGAAGAGTAATAGTACTGCAGAAATAAGCGTTCCTGCGTGACCAATACCTACCCACCATACGAAGTTGGTGATATCCCATGCCCAGCCTACTGTTTTATTAAGACCCCACATGCCAATGCCCTCCCAAAGGGTAGCGGCAACAGCAAGGAATCCTATAGCCAATGTAACCACGGATATTCCGAAGGCCATCAACCACAGTTTTGAAGGCTTAGCTTCAACCTGGCGACAGATGTCTTCGGTGACATCATGAACGGTTTTACCGCCTGTGATTAAAGGTTTTCTTACGGGTGAAGTAACCTGCATATTCTTTCGGTTTAAAAATTAAGCTTCAGTTTTTTGTTTGTTTCTGATCTTGGTCATATACCACACGTTAGGGTTGACATTAATCTCTTCCAACACATGATAAGCACGCTCTTCATTGACCACGCGCTCGGTAGCTCCTTCGCCATCCTTCTTATCCTCAATCTGCAGCATTTGAGAGATTTTAGAATTCTTATCATTCAAATCTCCAAATGTGATTGCATCAGACGGACAAGCTGAAGCACAAGCGATGCTGATTTCGCCATCAACCGGTCTTCTTCCTTCGCGTTTTGCAGTCAATTTACCAGCTTGGATACGCTGCACGCACATCGTACATTTTTCCATTACACCTCTTGCACGAACAGTCACGTCAGGGTTCAATACCATTTTACCCAAATCGTTGTTCATTGAAGAGTTCATATCGAACTGAGTATTATCGTGGTATTTGAACCAGTTGAACCTTCTTACTTTGTAAGGACAGTTGTTAGCACAGTATCTCGTACCAATACATCTGTTATAAGTCATCTGATTCAATCCCTCTGAACTGTGAGTAGTCGCAGCAACTGGACATACAGTTTCACAAGGTGCATTATTACAATGCTGACACATCATTGGCTGGAAAGTAACCTCAGGATTTTCAGCTGCATTTTCCAGCTCCTTCTTACTTCCTGCAGGATTAGCTGCAGAGTAGTATCTGTCAATTCTAATCCATGCCATTTCTCTTCTATTCAATACTTCCTCTTTACCTACAACAGGAATATTGTTTTCTGCCTGACATGCTACGGTACAAGCCGAACATCCAGTACAAGAGTTCATATCGATGGTCATCGCCCAGTGGTGGTTAGAGTACTCGTGACCTTTCCACAAGGTGATTTTCGAAGGTTTGATATACTTACCTTCTTTATAAATTTTTGGATGCCATCTTCCGGCACCTGCATCTTCTTTGTATTCTGAAAGCGTAGCTTCCTGGATTACGTTCTCACGACCCATGTAAGTCTGGTGAGTCTGCGTTTGCGCTATTCTATAACTTTCGCCAGTCGCTGTAACACTTACACCTGCAAATACATCCATGACATTGGCTCCATTGAGCTTTGTCATCATTGGGTATGCATTAACACCAAGACCATCAGCTACTCTACCAGCTTTTGTTCTTCCATAACCCACAGCCATACCTAGTGTACCAATGGCTTGACCAGGTTGAACGAGCACAGGA
Coding sequences:
- the nrfD gene encoding NrfD/PsrC family molybdoenzyme membrane anchor subunit, which gives rise to MQVTSPVRKPLITGGKTVHDVTEDICRQVEAKPSKLWLMAFGISVVTLAIGFLAVAATLWEGIGMWGLNKTVGWAWDITNFVWWVGIGHAGTLISAVLLLFRQKWRMAINRASEAMTIFAVICAAMFPVLHMGRPWLGAYWALPLPNTFGSLWVNFNSPLLWDVFAISTYFSVSLVFWYLGLVPDFATIRDRASGIRKKIYGALSLGWDGAAKTWSRYESVSLILAGLATPLVLSVHTIVSFDFATSVIPGWHTTIFPPYFVAGAIFSGFAMVLTLMIVTRQVFKLHDYITIEHIELMNIVIIVTGSIVGIAYITEFFIAWYSGVPAEQYAFFNRMQGPYWWAYWSMMTCNVISPQLFWSKKIRTSIAATFIISIIVNIGMWFERFVIIVTSLHRDYLPSSWAMFYPTIYDMGVYLFTFGLFFTAFFLFAKFFPVINMAEVKSIVKSSSEKTA
- a CDS encoding c-type cytochrome — protein: MIKKLKNKLTNVMIHKLKAFVPLALIVLISACTAKGDNPGLEYAPQMYHSVPYEPLTQIVDEDRGEWLSNREDGKGEFYNSNPNNPYAQNVRIPVAGTVRRTSNNILPYRLEKDQLAEAALIENPFPASPEVQAEGKRLYTEYCQHCHGADGKGQGKVGVVYAGVPSYSAPNKKDLPQGHIFHVITHGYNRMWPHASQISEERRWKIARYVQQLQQQ
- a CDS encoding DUF3341 domain-containing protein — its product is MSDSKDFILGVYDDEDVLLKAVGKIRGAGIKIDEVYSPFPVHGLDDELGYKKSRLPIAAFMFGILGTTLALTMQIWMLGIDWPMIIGGKNHVALPDFVPVTFELTVLLAAFGMVGTFLVASDLKPWKDPKLLDIRITDDKHIMAIDLGQNKAVDASKIGSALKDSGAIEVNDKKVEE